The following is a genomic window from Candidatus Hydrogenedentota bacterium.
CCCAGCCCCCCTTTTCGCCCGAGTCCTGGAACACGCTCGTCAGTTCGCGGAACGCTACTACCGGCCGGACGTCAACGTACCCAACTACTCTGTGATCCATCATTTGGATGAAATCACTTCTATCCCCTCGCCATTTTACCGGTGTCTATCCCGAGAAATGAAATGACTAACGGCTTAGTTCATCGTGTCCTGCTGTTGTACGTCTCCGGTTTCGCCGCGCATGAAACGCTTTGCGGCCCCGGTCGCGTAGGCTACGCTGATTGCAAGGATAACTTGGCCGAGGAAGTAGAGCGGCAGTCCAATCAAACCGTTGATCGGACTTTGTGATATGAATCTGCCTCGTGCCACGCACACATCGGAAAGGTAGAAGGCAATTGCACCCGCTGCGATCATGCTTCCTCCTGGCAGCCTCCACGCGCCCAATGCGAGCGCAAGCATGATCGAGATGATCGACATGTAGGCGACGACGGGGATTCTGAGCATGGCAGGCACGTTGGGCCACGCCAGCGACATTATGATGTACGCAGGAATGGTCAGCGCGACAAGCCAAGCCAGAGCTTGGCCAATTCGCGAACCGTGCGCGTAAAAGGCTCCGGAGTAGAACACGTGCCCCAGAAGAAAGCTGACCAGCCCCGATAGGAAATAGAGTCTTCCGCT
Proteins encoded in this region:
- a CDS encoding lysoplasmalogenase; this encodes MVEGEGSVAATRGTGSRLTTGVWMVAAVTFFAAILATLKPMDVYGPFKMTASTGFIATAVLAGGLHTTYGRLLLAGLICSWWGDLLLLGSGRLYFLSGLVSFLLGHVFYSGAFYAHGSRIGQALAWLVALTIPAYIIMSLAWPNVPAMLRIPVVAYMSIISIMLALALGAWRLPGGSMIAAGAIAFYLSDVCVARGRFISQSPINGLIGLPLYFLGQVILAISVAYATGAAKRFMRGETGDVQQQDTMN